GTTTATTATCGTGGGGATTTTAACTTTAAATTTATTCTTTAAGATTTTTAAAGGCTTTGATTTTTCAGATGCGAATCATACGAAGATTACGGGTATTGCCATGTGTTTATTCATTTATGGGGTGCTTCCAAACTTTCAAGCGTTTATGACAATTGGAGAAAGCTATAAGGGCGTATTAAATACAAGCGATATGAGTCATGCGCTCATTACGATTATTGGTATAACAATTTTAATCCTCGCAGCAGTTTATGAAAAATCTCAAAAAATTAAAGCCGAACATGATTTGACAATTTGAGGTTATACAGATGATTAAAATAAAATTAGACGAAGTACTGAAAGAAAAAAACATATCATTAACAGAATTATCAGAAGCAGTAGACATCACGATAGCCAATTTATCCATTTTAAAGACCGGAAAAGCTAAAGCCATTCGTTTTAGTACATTAGAAGCAATTTGCGCTTATTTAGAGTGTCAACCTGGGGATATCATAGAACATGTTAAAAATAAATAGTGATGGGCTGAGACGTCGCCCTATACAAGAAGCCAACAAAGATTATTTGATAGTAAACTTTGTTGGCTATTAATGTCTAATTTTTTAGATATGTTGAGGTCAGTCACCTAGAACAGGAAAGCGCTTAGAATTCCTTTTTTTAAATGGGAAGATATATGAACCTTTTGCCTTCTTGTGTTTAAATTCTAGTCTAATACAGATCCGTTAGAATCAATGACTTTTTTATACCAGTAGAATGATTTTTTCTTTGTTCGCTTTAATGTCCCATTACCGTGATTATCACGGTCTACATGTATGAGACCATAGCGTTTTCTCATTTCTCCTGTAGTAAAAGACACACTGTCTATGATGCCCCACGGTGTGTATCCTATGACGTCAACACCATCTTCGTCAATTGCTTGAATCATAGCTTCGATATGTTGTTTTAAATAATGAATACGGTAGTCATCCTGTATTTCACCGTGTGCATCGATTGTATCGACGGCACCTAAACCATTTTCTACGATAAATAGGGGCAGTTGATAACGATTATAGAGTGTATTGAGTGTATAGCGTAATCCTATGGGGTCAATAGCCCAAGACCAATCACTTTTTTCAAGGTAAGGGTTTTCTATGGAGCTTGGTAAACTGCCAAAAACAGGATTGTGATTAAAGTGGCCATCGTCTCTATGTTTCACTGTTGTAGACATATAGTAACTAAAGCCGATAAAGTCTACGGTACCTTGAGCTAATATCGCTTCATCACCATCGCGTATTCCGATATTTAGTTGTTTTTGTTCAAACATCTTTTTAGCATAATTTGGATAATATCCTCTCACTTGAACGTCAGGGAAGAAAAAGCGCTGCCTATTACTTATTTCTGCTTCCATTATATCTTCCGGATGACAAGAATATGGATAAATCGGAACGTGAGATATCATATTGCCAATTTTAAAGTTAGGGTTAATGGATTTTCCCACTTTTACTGCGAGGGCGCTTGCAATAAGTTGATGATGGGCGACTTGATATAATACGTCTTCAGCATCCTCATCATCGTTCAACAAAACGCCTGCATTCGTCCATAAAAATAGAGGGTTACTCGTGTCCATTTGATTGTTAATTTCATTAAATGTCATCCAATATTTGACTTTGTGTCGATAGCGCTTGAAAACCACTTCAGCAAATTTTACAAATGCATCGACGACCTTTCTACTTCTAAAACCCCCGTAGTGATGTGCAAGGTGCAAGGGCATTTCGAAGTGAGAAAGGGTGATGATAGGTTCAATATGATGTTTGAGTAGTTCATCAATCACTTTGTCATAAAAACGAAGTCCTTCTTCGTTAGGTGTGAGTTCATCGCCTTTAGGGAAAATACGTGACCACGCGATAGAAGTGCGAAGACATTTCAAATGCATATCAGCAAATAATGCGATGTCTGATGGATAGCGGTTATAAAAATCAATGGCGTCATGATTGGGATAATATTGATGGGGTTCTATAGATTGTGTGATTTGACGAGGGTGATGCGGGCTGCCTGCAGTCATTACATCAATCACACTTAGTCCTTTGCCATCTTGATCGTATCCGCCCTCAAATTGGTTTGCTGCGAGCGCGCCACCCCATAAAAAATTGTTTGGTAATTGTGACATCATCGTCATCCTTTCATGTTGAAATCTAAGCATTACAAATATATTTGTTCATATACATTATAATTGTACCGGTATAATTTGTAAAATCATGTTCAATGATGAAACGGATGTTTTTAATGATATAATATATAGAAATGAATAAGAGTGAGGCATATTGATGTTAAAGTATGAAGAAATTGCACAGCAGATTCGTAGCATGTTAGAAGACGGCGTTTACCAAGCGGGTGACCGTCTACCTAATATCGAACAATTAAAAATGAAATATTGCGTCAGTAAGAGTACAGTGATTAAAGCACTTGAAACGTTAGAGAAAAACGGCTATATCTATCAGTCTCGTGGAAGTGGTATATTTGTTAGAAGTCCCAAAAGGTCAGGGTACATTAATTTATTTACAAGTAATGGTTTTACAGACGATTTAAAACATCATACTGTTACGAGCCAAGTACTTGAGGTTCAAAACATTAAACATCCTAATGAAGAGATTCGGCACCAATTGCATTTAAATGAGCATGATGCGGTTTATTATGTTAAAAGAGTCCGCTATATCGATGGGGTAGTTTTGTGCATCGAACATGCCTATTTTAGTCAAAAATTAGTGCCCTATATGAGTGAAGATATCGCTAAAGGATCAATCTTTCAATATTTGGAAGACAATTTGAAAATAAAGATTGGCTATTCAGATATTTATTTTCATGTAGACACATTGACGGAAGAAGAAGCGGATTTACTGCATCATAAAACAGGCGATCCCACCCTTAGATATGAACAAGTTTTCTATACAAAGACGGGTGTGCCATTCGATTATAGTCAAATTGTTTTCGATCAACACAATGCGCAATTTTATATTCCTTCTATTAAATGATTTCAAAGAGGGAAATGATATAGCAATAGGAATTCACCAATAAGTGAGGTGTAACATGAATATCGTCAAGACAAATACGTTAAGCCAAGAAGATAAACATGCATTTTTTCATTTTTATTGTGGGGGGAGCAGGATGGTGGTATCTTCCGGAGATTATGACTTGAATATATTACCTGGCCTAGCTGCAATAGAAGGTGATGAAATTATCGGTATATTAACTTTTTTAGTGTTTGAGGCCCATGTAGAAATCATATCTCTACATTGTTCAGAGCAAAATAAAGGGGTAGGCACACGTCTCATTAATATGATGGATGATGTTGTAAAACAATATCAAAAACATAAGTTAAAAGTGATTACCACAAATGACAATTTGGATGCATTACGATTTTATCAAAAGCGGGGGTTTAGGATTGTCAATGTGATACCAAATGCTGTAGAAACTGCTAGAGCTAAAAAGCCTGACATTCCAAAATTGAGTGAGTCGGGCATTCCTATAAAAGATGAATTGGTTTTATTAAAAACATATGCTTAACACTCAAATGCGCAATACCATTTGAATGTTTTTAGCGCAAAGTTGAATCGTATTTTCTAAGTTTGCTCAGTTATTTATGATAAAATGAAATTACAAAAAGCATTTAATTTAAGGGAGATTTAATTTTAAATTCCCCTTAATTTTTTTTATTAAAGTCAGTTCACACTTTATACTAATAGTGAGCTAGGGATTATCATCGTAAGTCCAATGGTTTTACTGCGTACCAATTAGCTTAACGCATACTTAAACCAAAGCTTAGTCAACGCGAATGACATATATGCCTTGTACGTTTAAAGAGGGATTGCAAGTAGTCGTACAATGACATGCTGGTGGAACTTTATATCATTTAGGCAGAAGTTGCAATGCCGTTTCGTCTCTCTAAATTCATGAATGTTTGTGAAAGGAAAAGGTTTGTTGTATAATCCGTAATTGTTACGATTTGAAGTAATGATTTCAATAATTAATTAAAAAGAGAGATGATTTATATTAAACAGAGAATTCTTAGCTTAGATGTTATGCGAGGAATTAGTTTAATGGGAATATTATTTATGAATGCTTTAGGTGTTCATTATTTTACAGTTTTTGATGAACCTTTCCATTACTACAAAGATTCCTGGAGTCAATTTTTATATCAACTTAATTTAGTGTTTATACAGAACGCTTTCTATCCTATATTTGCCTTTTTATTTGGTGTAGGGCTAGCGATTATGTATACCAATATGGTCAATAAAGGCATGAAACCAGGTATCGTATTATATCGGCGTATTATTGCGATGCTAGCATTTGGGCTCATTCACGGTTATTTCTTATATAATGGTGATATTTTACACACATATGCTACGCTTGGATTAGTCATTATACCATTTTTATTTATTCATCGTCGTTATGCGTTGATGATATCTATAGGCTTATTACTTTTGAATTTCTTACTGTACGTGTCATCGCTATTCAATGAGCAGGCGACGAAGTTAATTCCATTCAATCGCAATCCACATACGACAGAAATTTTGCAAAGCGGACACATTTTGGAAATCATTAAATGGAATATGAATGAGTTTAACCAAGTTAACACGATGTTAAGTGTAGGTAATTTCTTTGCAGGTATTTTAACCGTTTTTCCATTTATTATGCTAGGTACATGGGCATATCGATTCGAGTTGTTCGATAAAATGCGTCGTCATTTGAAGGTTATTTCGGTGATTAGTGTGATGGCCTTAGCCATCGGTATTTTCATTAAAATGCAATCATTTGATGTGATAGGCTCTGCAATTGCACCACAAATTGTGTTTGTCGGTGGAACGTTTATGGCTATTGGCTATTTCTGCCTCGTGACGCTATTATGCCAGCTTCCAAAATCAGCAAAAGCGTTAAACCCTATGGTGGCTGTTGGTAAATTAGGATTCACAGTATATATTACGCAAAGTGTCATTTTGTTCTTTGTATTTTACATTTTAAGATTATACGGTATGATGACGATAAGTCAGGTTTATCTTCTAATTATCGGTGTGGTTGTACTGCAAATTGTCGCATGTAATATATATATGAAATTCTATAAGATGGGGCCACTTGAATGGTTATGGCGTAAAATCACATATTTAAAATAATTACAAAATAAGAAAGAGGGATGCACATGAAAAAGCATTATTTATTTTTAGCGCTTTATATGTTTGTCATGGGTTTGGGTTTGATTATTACAAAACACGTGTTCAATACGTCATATGAATCAGCACATTTTGGACAAACCTTTTTGCCGTTCATGGCAATACTTGCTATAATGACTGTCATTTATGGATTGCGTCATAAATCATCACTCGTGTTAGCGCCAGCAAGTGGGCACGGATGGTTATTCATTTTACCATTTATTACTATTACGCTACTTGGTATATTCACTTTAGTAGAAAATGCCAATGCAGATTTAATGTTTGTATTGCCAATGATTGATGCGATATTGATTGGTATTGCAGAAGAAGGCGCGTTTAGAGGTATTATTTTAGGTGGATTGGCACGACGCATGAAACCTATTTATGCTGTATTTTTATCAGCTGTTTTATTTGCTGCGTTGCACTTATTAAATGTTCTTGGTGGTGTGACGTTTAGCGATGTCTTGAACCAAATGCTATCAACGTTATTGATGGGTATCTTTTTAGGAGCTGTGTATATTTATACACGAAACATTTTATACCCAATTTTCTTCCATTTCATTTGGGATTATGTTTTCTTAAATAACGGATTAGGTTCCGTATCCTTTGCACCAATGTTATTTATTGGCACAGTAGTATTAGAAGTTATCGTTATCGTTTGGATTCTTTGGAAAATGAGAAATGTACAAACGCTTATGCCGAAAAGTGGCGACACCTCTATCAAACATTAAATACAAATAACCCGTTCATTACGCTCCCAATGTAATGAACGGGTTATTGATTATGTCTAGAGGAATTTAAATAAATTTTTAGTTAGTTTTTCGATGACGTCCTAATAACAATGCACCTAATGCTAAACTTAAACCGCCTGCAAGTGTCGTGCCGAATAAGTCTTCATGACCAGTAGAACCTGTTTCTGGTAAAGTTTTTAATGCTTTTGATGATGCATTTTTTGGAGATTCAACGTGGTTCACTACTAGTTTTTGACCAGGTAGAATCATATTTTTGTCAGCTAATTGATTGTCTTTAACTAATTGATCAACTGAAGTGCCACGTTTTTTAGCAATCGATTCTAATGTATCCCCTTTTTGAACTACATACGAATCTTTACCTGTTTGCGTTGTGGATGCTTTATCTTGCTTAGGAGTAGTGCTAGTGTCATTATTTTTATCCGTACTGTCTACTTTTGAATTGTCATTTTTGTCTTGTGGTGTCGTTTTGCCGTTACTATTATCTTCAGAAGAGTTGTTGTTATCTTCAGTTTGAGGTGCTTGACTGTCATTCAATTTTTTAGCTTCAGCAAGAATATCATTACTTACACTTGGATCATCTTTAAGAGATTGAATAAACCCGTTGCGTTGTTCTTCAGTTAAATATGGCAAGTGTAAAATTTCGTAAAATGCGTTTTGTTGAGCCTCATTAAAGTTATTTTCTGGTTGAGGTGCTTGTGCGTCATTTGCTTTTTTAGCTTCCGCAAGAATATCATTACTTACACTTGGGTCATCTTTAAGAGATTGGATAAAACCATTGCGTTGTTCTTCAGATAAGTATGGTAAATTTAAAATTTCATAAAATGCATTTTGTTGTGCAGCATCAAAGTTAGGTGCTGGTTGAGCAGGCGCTTGATTTGCATTAGTAGCTTGAGCTTGTTGTAAAATATCAGCGCTTACACTCGGATCATCTTTAAGACTTTGAATATAGCCGTTACGCTGTTCGTCAGTTAGGTTCGGTAAATTTACGATTTCATAAAACGCGTTTTGTTGTGCAGCATCAAAGTTAGGTGCTGGTTGAGCAGGCGCTTGATTTGCATTAGTAGCTTGAGCTTGTTGTAAAATGTTTGCGCTTACACTTGGATCATCCTTAAGACTTTGAATATAGCCGTTACGCTGTTCGTCAGTTAGGTTCGGTAAATTTACGATTTCATAGAATGCATTTTGTTGTGCATCAACTGGGCTTGTTTCTTCAGCAGCTAAGGTAGTAGATCCAAGTAATAAAGAACTTGCTATTAAACATGAACCGACACCTACAGAGAATTTACGAATACTAAAAAATTGTTTGTTTTCCATGGAGACATCCCCTTTTAAATAAAATATTAAAAAGCTCAATTTAAGGCTACAATATTTAGAAATAAAAATCTAGTGCAATTTCTAAAAATAAAATCTTTAAGCGTTTTGATGTTGTTTATTTTTAAGGGTTTATAAATTATAATTACTTATTTTGTATAACAAAAAAAGCCCAAAATCATGTTATGCGAAATATGGTTGTGCAAACTTGAATTTGGATATTAAGTTGAGATGTGTAGTCATTACGTTAAATTTTTGCTTTTAAGTGTAATAATGATGAAAATAAGAAAAAATATTTTCTGAAAGCGTTTTACAAAAGGGTGTTTTGAGAAAAATTTTTGTGAATATTTTGTGCTTCTATTCATTTTTTTGCTATTTAAATTGTTTATAATCACTTGAAAGTCACCATTATTATCATTTGTTGCTAAATAAACTTTAGTGATTAATCAATATAGGGTTGTTTTTTAGTTGAATTGTCGTTTTGCTAATTTAGGGGACCATTTAAGATTAATTTTAAATCTATCTTAATTTTTTAATATATAAAAAATAAATGTTTTATAATGTAAATGAGTAAGTCTTGTTTGATTCGAGTCATGCATGTTCTGGATCTCCCAATAGAGCAAGACCAAAAAATTTATAGAGAGAAAGTGAGTGGTTCGTATGGAAAAACACACTAAGTTCATCATCGCATATTTTATTGTCTCAGGTTTAGGTATGAGTATTATGAACTTTGGGCTGGGTATCGAATATGGTACTGAGAATTTCCTATTCTCCTATATTGCAGTACTTGTGATTTTAGCTCTGATGGCTAGTATTTATGGTTTACGTTATAGAGCGTCATTTTCAATGCAAACGCCGAAACCAGAGAAAACATTTTTTTACTTCTTACCATTTATTCCCTTTGTAACATTGACGGTTTTGGCACTCATTACAGCAAGTGCAACGTTTAGTTTCACACCGCTTTATTTGTTTCCACTCGTGACTTCATTAATTATAGGTATTGCGGAAGAAGGCGCATTCAGAGGGATTTTACTTGGGGGACTTGCACGTCATATGAAACCAATCTACGCGGTCTTGATTTCAGCACTCCTTTTTGCGCTATTACATTTGAAGAATGTCGTAGGTGGCTTGCCATTACCTGATGCAACTTTACAAGCTGTGACAACGATTCCTATTGGACTCTTCTTAGGTGTACTCTACGTCTATACTCGACAAATTATTTTCCCAATATTGTTTCACATGTTTTGGGACTATATTTTTATCTCAAATGTATACGATGCGTTTAAATATGCACAACAATTTTTAAATGTGATTGAATACTCATTGTATATTGTTACGGCGATATTATTAGTTCACATGATTAAAATGCCGCCTTTCGGTAGAAAGATAGAAGAAAACCCAGAAAAGCCATAGGCATTCATGGATATATCTGATATGGTCGGCAAGATGTTATAAAATCAAATATTACGTTTAATAAAGGTTTTGGGATTCTTTTAATGAATCTTGAAGCCTTTTTAAATACTGTAAATGCCACGATTGTCATTAAAGTCACGTTTGATGTGTGGATTCAGGTTTCTTTTTAGGATGAATGACTTTTGCATTTTGGGTATAGACTTTTAGAAATCATTGATTTTCTGTAAACATGTATGCCATTTGGAATCATCTTATTGTATGATAAAAAGGGAAACGTTAAAATATTGGAGGTTGTTTTGTGACACAATCGCAGCCAAAGTTTTTAAACATTTATAATACGTTGTTCGAAGAGATTCAAATGGGAAAGTTTCCAGGAGGGCAAGCACTCCCAACTGAGAAAGTATTGTGTGAGCGTTTTGGTGTGAGTCGGATGACATTACGTCAAGCGATTAAAATTCTCGTTGAAGATGGTGTGATTGAAAGTATTCGTGGTAAAGGTCACATTGTCATTCCGCAAATGAGGGTACATCACGCATCAAGTGTGACATTGTTAGAACACCCGCTACATCAAATGTCACGCCACGCTATGACGTTAGGTTCATTGAACTATCGTGTAGATTTAGAAAGTGAGTATACGAACCATCTATTTACAGATCATCCTTCTGCTGTCATTGCAATGGAGCGTTATTATTTTGAAAAAGATAATGAAAGTAACCATGCAGATGCACTGTGTTTTACATTTATTCCAGTGAATGTCATTGATACTTTTAAAATTAATACTCAAAGTGAACGTCAAATGCGTCAATTTGTAGAAGAAACAGTTTATATGAATGCATACCAATCTGATTTGAAATACTCGATTACAAAAGCACCTATCTTTAAAAATCATAAGCATATTTTTGAAGGCGGCGCTTCATGTTGGCTTGTCGTTGAAAATGTATATGGTAATCACACGAGTCCAATTTTAGTTAATAAATGGTATTTACCGCAAGAACGTTTTGAAATCATCGTCTCACGTGTGAGAACAGATCATACAAATTAGACAATGTTCTTGGATAAAATAAATAAGGAATATGAAGAAGCGATACTGCAATAGCAGTGTGGCTTTTTTGTGTAGTCTAAGGCTAGGTGTAGGACAGCACACAGTGAGAAGGTTGTTCTAAAAGTTGTCATATTTTACATATTGAAAGCGCTATCTACATCATGTATTATATAAGTGGTTAGACAAATAGACAAATATATAGACAAATTATTGGGGGTTTTTATTATGAAAGCAACACCACATATTAAACCGATGAACGACGTGGAAATCGCCGAAACGGTGTTATTACCAGGGGACCCATTACGCGCAAAATTTATTGCTGAAACGTATTTAGAAGACGTACAACAATTTAATACGGTACGTAATATGTATGGATATACGGGAACGTACAAAGGCAAGAAAGTGTCTGTGATGGGCTCAGGCATGGGGATTCCGTCTATAGGCATCTACTCTTATGAGTTAATTCATACATTTGGCTGTAAAAAATTAATCCGTGTAGGTTCTTGCGGAGCGATGCAAGAAAATATTAACTTGTATGATGTGATCATTGCGCAAGGCGCGTCTACGGATTCAAATTATGTTAATCAGTATCAATTACCAGGTCATTTTTCACCAATTGCATCATATCATTTACTTGAAAAAGCCGTAGCTAAAGCACGTGACAACGGAACAACATATCATGTAGGGAATATTTTATCGAGCGACATTTTCTACAACGCAGATGAGACAGCATCAAAACGTTGGATGCGCATGGGTATTTTAGGTGTTGAAATGGAATCTGCAGCACTTTATATGAATGCGACGTATGCGGGCGTTGAAGCTTTAGGTATTTTTACCGTGAGCGATCACTTAATTCGAGAAGAATTTACGACTCCAGAAGAAAGAGAACGTGCGTTTACGGATATGATTGAAATTGCACTTTCTTTAGCATAAGAGGTGAGTCATGATGGATTATGTCAAAGTTAAAAGAGCTGTACCAATATTACTATTTTTATTCGTTTTCAGTTTAGTCATTGATAATTCATTTAAGCTCATTTCAGTTGCAATTGCTGATGATTTAAATATTTCAGTGACGACCGTGAGTTGGCAAGCGACACTTGCGGGTCTAGTAATTGGGATCGGTGCAGTGGTATATGCGTCTTTATCTGATGCCATTAGCATTCGTACATTATTTATTTATGGTGTATTTTTAATTATTATCGGGTCAATTATTGGCTATATTTTCCAACATCAATTTGCGCTCGTATTGGCAGGCCGTATTATCCAAACAGCAGGACTTGCTGCAGCAGAAACGTTATATGTCATTTATGTCGCAAAGTATTTATCTAAAGATGATCAGAAAACATATCTTGGATTGAGTACGAGTAGCTATTCCTTATCACTTGTTATTGGGACATTGTCTGGTGGATTTATTTCAACGTATTTACATTGGACAAACATGTTTCTCATCGCATTAATTGTGATATTTACATTGCCATTTTTATTTAAATTATTACCAAAAGAAAATAATACAAATAAAGCCCATTTGGACTTTATTGGATTGATTTTAGTAGCAACTATTGCGACAACAGTGATGTTATTTATCACCAACTTTAATTGGTTATATATGATTGGCGCATTGATTGCCATAGCAGTATTTGCGTTATACATTAAAAATGCCAAACATCCACTAGTGGATAAATCATTTTTCCAAAACAAACGCTATGCATCATTCTTATTTATTGTATTTGTCATGTATGCGATTCAATTGGGCTATATTTTTACATTCCCATTTATCATGCAACAAATTTATCATTTTGAATTAGATACAACGTCACTCTTATTAATTCCAGGTTATTTAGTTGCAGTGGTTACAGGGGCATTGAGTGGGAAAATTGGTAATTACTTAACATCCAAACAAGCAACGATTACAGCAATTGTTCTCATTGCACTCAGCCTATTCTTACCATCATTTACTGTAGGTCAACACGTCTCAATATTTGTGATTTCGATGATCTTCTTTGCAGGTAGCTTTGCGTTAATGTATGCACCATTATTGAACGAAACGATTCGCACTATTGATATTCATATGACAGGTGTCGCAATTGGATTCTACAATTTAATTATTAACGTGGCAGTTTCAGTCGGAATAGCAATCGCAGCTGCTTTAATTGATTTAAAAGCGTTGAATTTCCCTGGAAATAATGCTGTTGAAACGCATTTTGGCGTTATCTTGTTTATACTTGGTTTGATGAGTTTGGTGGGTCTAGCATTATTTATAATATTGAATAGATGGACAAAATCGGAAGTTAGTAAAGAAAGTTAAAGGAGTTTGAATATGAATTTTGAAAAATATATTGATCATACACTTTTAAAACCGGAGTCGACACGTGCACAAATCGACAACATTATTGAAGAGGCAAAAAATTATCACTTTAAATCTATTTGCGTTAATCCTACACATGTTGCGTATGCCCATGAGAAATTGGCAGATTCAGATGTCTTAGTATGTACGGTTATTGGGTTCCCATTAGGTGCGAATACACCTGAAGTAAAAGCGTTCGAAACGACAAACGCAATTGACAATGGGGCTGATGAAATTGATATGGTGATCAACATCGGCGCATTAAAAGACGGTCGTTATGATGATGTTCAAAAAGACATCGAAGCTGTCGTAAAAGCTGCACAAGGA
The sequence above is a segment of the Staphylococcus hyicus genome. Coding sequences within it:
- a CDS encoding tetracycline resistance MFS efflux pump, encoding MMDYVKVKRAVPILLFLFVFSLVIDNSFKLISVAIADDLNISVTTVSWQATLAGLVIGIGAVVYASLSDAISIRTLFIYGVFLIIIGSIIGYIFQHQFALVLAGRIIQTAGLAAAETLYVIYVAKYLSKDDQKTYLGLSTSSYSLSLVIGTLSGGFISTYLHWTNMFLIALIVIFTLPFLFKLLPKENNTNKAHLDFIGLILVATIATTVMLFITNFNWLYMIGALIAIAVFALYIKNAKHPLVDKSFFQNKRYASFLFIVFVMYAIQLGYIFTFPFIMQQIYHFELDTTSLLLIPGYLVAVVTGALSGKIGNYLTSKQATITAIVLIALSLFLPSFTVGQHVSIFVISMIFFAGSFALMYAPLLNETIRTIDIHMTGVAIGFYNLIINVAVSVGIAIAAALIDLKALNFPGNNAVETHFGVILFILGLMSLVGLALFIILNRWTKSEVSKES
- a CDS encoding DUF418 domain-containing protein, with amino-acid sequence MGILFMNALGVHYFTVFDEPFHYYKDSWSQFLYQLNLVFIQNAFYPIFAFLFGVGLAIMYTNMVNKGMKPGIVLYRRIIAMLAFGLIHGYFLYNGDILHTYATLGLVIIPFLFIHRRYALMISIGLLLLNFLLYVSSLFNEQATKLIPFNRNPHTTEILQSGHILEIIKWNMNEFNQVNTMLSVGNFFAGILTVFPFIMLGTWAYRFELFDKMRRHLKVISVISVMALAIGIFIKMQSFDVIGSAIAPQIVFVGGTFMAIGYFCLVTLLCQLPKSAKALNPMVAVGKLGFTVYITQSVILFFVFYILRLYGMMTISQVYLLIIGVVVLQIVACNIYMKFYKMGPLEWLWRKITYLK
- a CDS encoding GNAT family N-acetyltransferase is translated as MVVSSGDYDLNILPGLAAIEGDEIIGILTFLVFEAHVEIISLHCSEQNKGVGTRLINMMDDVVKQYQKHKLKVITTNDNLDALRFYQKRGFRIVNVIPNAVETARAKKPDIPKLSESGIPIKDELVLLKTYA
- the deoD gene encoding purine-nucleoside phosphorylase yields the protein MKATPHIKPMNDVEIAETVLLPGDPLRAKFIAETYLEDVQQFNTVRNMYGYTGTYKGKKVSVMGSGMGIPSIGIYSYELIHTFGCKKLIRVGSCGAMQENINLYDVIIAQGASTDSNYVNQYQLPGHFSPIASYHLLEKAVAKARDNGTTYHVGNILSSDIFYNADETASKRWMRMGILGVEMESAALYMNATYAGVEALGIFTVSDHLIREEFTTPEERERAFTDMIEIALSLA
- a CDS encoding DUF2975 domain-containing protein, which produces MKAIFRITMLMLVLLLFFSVVVAIKSLMNYYALFDLDFVDIEMKYHAYALIYILQYVMFIIVGILTLNLFFKIFKGFDFSDANHTKITGIAMCLFIYGVLPNFQAFMTIGESYKGVLNTSDMSHALITIIGITILILAAVYEKSQKIKAEHDLTI
- a CDS encoding helix-turn-helix domain-containing protein, whose amino-acid sequence is MIKIKLDEVLKEKNISLTELSEAVDITIANLSILKTGKAKAIRFSTLEAICAYLECQPGDIIEHVKNK
- a CDS encoding GntR family transcriptional regulator; translated protein: MLKYEEIAQQIRSMLEDGVYQAGDRLPNIEQLKMKYCVSKSTVIKALETLEKNGYIYQSRGSGIFVRSPKRSGYINLFTSNGFTDDLKHHTVTSQVLEVQNIKHPNEEIRHQLHLNEHDAVYYVKRVRYIDGVVLCIEHAYFSQKLVPYMSEDIAKGSIFQYLEDNLKIKIGYSDIYFHVDTLTEEEADLLHHKTGDPTLRYEQVFYTKTGVPFDYSQIVFDQHNAQFYIPSIK
- a CDS encoding 6-phospho-beta-glucosidase, whose protein sequence is MSQLPNNFLWGGALAANQFEGGYDQDGKGLSVIDVMTAGSPHHPRQITQSIEPHQYYPNHDAIDFYNRYPSDIALFADMHLKCLRTSIAWSRIFPKGDELTPNEEGLRFYDKVIDELLKHHIEPIITLSHFEMPLHLAHHYGGFRSRKVVDAFVKFAEVVFKRYRHKVKYWMTFNEINNQMDTSNPLFLWTNAGVLLNDDEDAEDVLYQVAHHQLIASALAVKVGKSINPNFKIGNMISHVPIYPYSCHPEDIMEAEISNRQRFFFPDVQVRGYYPNYAKKMFEQKQLNIGIRDGDEAILAQGTVDFIGFSYYMSTTVKHRDDGHFNHNPVFGSLPSSIENPYLEKSDWSWAIDPIGLRYTLNTLYNRYQLPLFIVENGLGAVDTIDAHGEIQDDYRIHYLKQHIEAMIQAIDEDGVDVIGYTPWGIIDSVSFTTGEMRKRYGLIHVDRDNHGNGTLKRTKKKSFYWYKKVIDSNGSVLD
- a CDS encoding GntR family transcriptional regulator; the encoded protein is MTQSQPKFLNIYNTLFEEIQMGKFPGGQALPTEKVLCERFGVSRMTLRQAIKILVEDGVIESIRGKGHIVIPQMRVHHASSVTLLEHPLHQMSRHAMTLGSLNYRVDLESEYTNHLFTDHPSAVIAMERYYFEKDNESNHADALCFTFIPVNVIDTFKINTQSERQMRQFVEETVYMNAYQSDLKYSITKAPIFKNHKHIFEGGASCWLVVENVYGNHTSPILVNKWYLPQERFEIIVSRVRTDHTN
- a CDS encoding CPBP family intramembrane glutamic endopeptidase, producing MKKHYLFLALYMFVMGLGLIITKHVFNTSYESAHFGQTFLPFMAILAIMTVIYGLRHKSSLVLAPASGHGWLFILPFITITLLGIFTLVENANADLMFVLPMIDAILIGIAEEGAFRGIILGGLARRMKPIYAVFLSAVLFAALHLLNVLGGVTFSDVLNQMLSTLLMGIFLGAVYIYTRNILYPIFFHFIWDYVFLNNGLGSVSFAPMLFIGTVVLEVIVIVWILWKMRNVQTLMPKSGDTSIKH
- a CDS encoding CPBP family intramembrane glutamic endopeptidase; the encoded protein is MEKHTKFIIAYFIVSGLGMSIMNFGLGIEYGTENFLFSYIAVLVILALMASIYGLRYRASFSMQTPKPEKTFFYFLPFIPFVTLTVLALITASATFSFTPLYLFPLVTSLIIGIAEEGAFRGILLGGLARHMKPIYAVLISALLFALLHLKNVVGGLPLPDATLQAVTTIPIGLFLGVLYVYTRQIIFPILFHMFWDYIFISNVYDAFKYAQQFLNVIEYSLYIVTAILLVHMIKMPPFGRKIEENPEKP